TCAGCACACGGATCTCGCTCAGGCCGAGCGCGGCGGCGACGGCCCGGTGCATGTGCTCCGGCGGATGGTCGGTGACCTTCAACTCCTTGTCCCCGACGCCCGGTTCGATGGTGTACGAGCGGAGCATGCCGAGGCCGGCGTACTGGGTGAAGGTGTCCGCGTCGACCATCGTCATCACGGTGTCGAGGTGCATGAACGCACGCCGCTTGGGCATGTCGAGCGCCACGATCGTCTCGGCCGAACCGGCGGCGAAGAGCTTGTGCGCGAGCATCTCGACCGCCTGGGGCGTGGTCCGCTCGCTCATGCCGATGAGTACGGCGCCGTTGCCGATGACGAGGACGTCCCCGCCCTCGATGGTGGAGGGGTAGTCCGCCTGCCCCTCCGACCAGAGATGGAAGGTTTCGTCACGGAAGAGCGGGTGGTGCCGGTAGATCGCCTCGAAGTGCACGGTCTCCCGCTGGCGCGCCGGCCAGCGCATCGCGTTGATGGAGACGCCGTCGTAGATCCAGGCCGAGGTGTCACGGGTGAAGAGATGGTTGGGGAGGGGGCCGAGGAGGAAGTCGTCCAGGTCCATGACATGGAAGCGGACCGAGGCCGGTTCCTCGTGCGCGGCCAGGAACTCGCGTTTGGTGATGCCGCCGATGAGCAGTTCGGCCAGCTCGGCGGCGGGCAGGGTCTCGAAGGCGGCCCGGAGATGGTCGGTGGCCAGCGGCCCGTACTCCTTCTCGTCGAAGACACGGTCGAGTACGAGGGTGCGGGCCGCCGGGATCGCCAGGGCCTCGACGAGCAGGTCACCGAAGAGGTGGACGACGACGCCCCGGTCGCGCAGGACGTCGGCGAAGCCGTCGTGCTCGGCGCGCGCACGGCGTACCCACAGGACGTCGTCGAAGAGGAGGGCGTCCTTGTTGCTGGGGGTGAGCCTTTTGAGCTCTAGATCCGGCCGGTGCAGGATGACGCGGCGCAGCCGCCCGGCCTCGGAGTCGACATGGAATCCCATGCCTCCATCCTGACCACTCCGCACCTTGTTCACCCGCTGGTCGGCGGTATATGTGCGATAACCCTCGGCACCCCGCCCCTCCGTACACCCCTCCGCACATCCCTCCATCTCGTCCCCTTGACGATAAGGGGGTGGACCGAATATCGTCTACATGACGACAAATGGTGCGGGGTGCCTGCGAACGGGCGCCCCGCACCGGACGAGGGGATGGACGACAGGCACATGGCCGACATCACCCGGCGCCTGGGCTGGCGCCACCTGCGCGGCACACCCACCGCCCACATCCGCCACCACCGCTCCGGCCGACTGGCGCACGACGGTCCCGGGCTCAGCTTCTGGTACCGCGCCCTGACCGCCACGCTCTCCGAAGTCCCGGTCGACGACCGGGAGCTGGCGATGACCTTCCACGCCCGTACGTCCGACTTCCAGGACGTGGCGGTCCAGGCGACCGTCACCTACCGCATCAGCGACCCCGCCCTGGCCGCCACCCGACTCGACTTCTCCGTCGACCCGGACACGGGCGTCTGGCGGAGCGCGCCCCTGGAACAGTTGGCGACCCTCCTGACGGAGACGGCCCAGCAGCACGCCCTGGACGTCCTGGCCCGTACGGCACTGTCGTCCGCGCTGGTCGACGGGGTGGCGTCGGTGCGGGAGCGGGTCGCGGCGGGACTGGCCGCCGAGCCGCGCCTGCCGGCCACGGGCATCGAGGTCGTGGCCGTACGGGTGGTGGCACTGCGGCCGGAGCCCGAGGTGGAGCGGGCCCTGCGGACTCCCGCCCGCGAACAGATCCAGCAGGAGGCCGACCGGGCGACGTACGAACGCCGTGCGGTGGCCGTCGAGCGCGAGCGGGCCATCGCCGAGAACGAACTGGCCAGCCAGATCGAACTCGCCCGCAGGGAAGAACAGCTGGTCGACCAGCGGGGCACGAACGCCCGCCGGGAGGCCGAGGAGTACGCGGCGGCCGACGCGGTACGGGCGGAAGCCGAGGCGGCGCGGGTGGTACGGCTGGCGGAGGCGGAGGCCGCGAGCGTGCGCGGGGTGGGCGAGGCACGGGCCGAGGCCCAGGCGGCGTGGCTGCGCGCCCACGCCGACGCGGACGTGGCGATGCTGCACGCCCTCACGGGCACCCGGCTCGCCGAGAACCTGCCCCGGATCGACAGCCTGACGGTGTCGCCGGACGTACTGACCGGCCTGCTCGCCAGGCTGGGAGGAGCACAGGAGTGAGCCTCGCCCCACGGGCCGTCCTGGTCCACCGCACCACGGAGTACGAGGAGTTGGTGGCCCGACACGGCACGCACGGCCAGGCCGCCTACTTCCTGCGCTCCCGGGGCCAGGACATCAAGGAGGTCGCCGAACGCCACCACCGCACCCTCCGGTCCATGGCGGAGGTGACGGCGGCCATCCCGCTGACCTGGCGTCAGACCCGGGTCGAGCGCGCCGACTTGGACCGGTTCCTCTTCGCACCCGAGGACGTCGTCGTCGTGGTCGGGCAGGACGGGCTGGTGGCGAATGTCGCCAAGTACCTCACGGGGCAACCGGTTCTGGGCGTCGACACCGATCCCGGACGCAATCCCGGGGTGCTGGTGCGCCACCGGCCCGGGGACATGGCGGGACTACTGCCCGCGGTGCTCGCGCGGGACACCGGGGTCGACGAACTCACCATGGTCGAGGCGGTCGCCGACGACACGCAGCGGCTGGTCGCCCTCAACGAGATCTACCTGGGGGCACCAGGCCACCAGACGGTCCGGTACCGCCTGGGCCTCGACGACGACAGGGGTGCCGTCGAGGCCCAGGCCTCCTCCGGAGTACTGGTGGGAACGGGGACCGGGGCGAGCGGATGGCTGCGGTCGGTGTGGCAGGAGCGGGGCGCCACCCTGTCCCTGCCCCGGCCCACCGACGACCGCCTGCTGTGGTTCGTACGGGAGGCATGGCCCTCGCCGGTCACGGGAACGTCGCTGGTGTCGGGCGAGTTGGCGGCGGGATCGGGGCTTCGGCTCACGGTGGAGTCGGAACGGTTGGTGGCGTTCGGGGACGGGATGGAGGGGGATGCGGTCCAGCTGACGTGGGGGCAGACGGTTCGGGTGGGGGTGTGCGGAGAGCACCTGCGCCTGGTGGGCTGACACCCCGGCCCACCGGCCAAGTCCGGCCCGTCCGGCGCTTGAGGACGAGACCCCACCCGCCCAAGCCATGTCTCCCACCCGCCCCCGCCGCTCCTCCAGCCCAGGCCCGGGCAACCCAGCCCGTCCGGCGCTTGAGGACAAGGCCCCACCCGCCCAAGCCATGTCCCCCACCCACCCCCGCCACTCCTCCAGCCCAGGCCCGGGCAACCCAGCCCGTCCGGCGCTTGAGGACAAGGCCCCTTCAGGGCCGAAGGGGGTCCGGGGCGCAGCCCCCAGGAACAGCACGGGACGGGTAGGGGCGGCGGGGGCGAAAACCCCCGCCACCCCCTACAGCCGCGGATCCACCGGCTCGGACTCCAGCGCCAGCACCCCGAACACCGCCTCATGCACCCGCCACAACGGTTCCCCCTCCGCCAGCCGGTCCAGCGCCTCCAGCCCCAGCGCGTACTCCCTGATCGCCAGCGACCGCTTGTGATTCAGGAACCGCCCCCGCAGCCGGGCAAGGTTCTCCGGCCGGGTGTACTCCGGACCGTAGATGATCCGCAGGTACTCACGCCCCCGGCACTTGATCCCGGGCTGCACCAGCCGCCCCTTCCCGTCGCGCACCACCCCGCCCAGCGGTTTGACGACCATGCCCTCACCGCCCCGCCCGGTCATCTCCAGCCACCAGTCCACTCCGGCCCGCACCGACTCCGCGTCCCCCGTCTCGACGTACAGCCGACGCGTCGCCTGCAGCAGACCCGTACCGTCGTGCTCCACCAGCCGGTCCAGCAGGGCCAGTTGCTCATCGTGAGGCAGGCCGGCCAGACTGCGCCCCTCCGTCGCGAGGACCTGGAAGGGGGCCAGGCGGACCCCGTCCAGCCCTTCCGTCGGCCAGCAGTACCGGCGGTAGGCCGCCGTGAACGCCGAGGCGTCCGAGGCGCGTTCACGCTGGCGCGCCAGCAGGTCCCGCACGTCGACACCCCGCGCCGCCGCACCCTCCAGCGCGGCCAGCGCTCCCGGGAACACCGCCCCGGAGGCGGCGCCCACCGCCGCGTACTGCGACCGCAGCAGCCCGGACGCCTTGAGCGACCACGGCATCAACTCGGCGTCCAGCAGCAGCCAGTCGGTGCCGAGTTCCTCCCACAGGCCGGCCCCGTCCGCCGCCGCCCGTACCCGGCCGAGGATCTCCTCGGTCACCGCCGGGTCGTCGACGAACGGGCGCCCGGTGCGCGTGTACAGCGCCCCGGTCGGACCGTCACCGGCGGCTTCACCTGCTGCACCCGCACCACCGCCGTTCACGCCGAACCGCTTCCGGGCCACCTCCGCGTCACGGCACACCAGGACCACCGCCCGCGAGCCCATGTGCTTCTCCTCGCACACGACCCGCTCGACCCCGTCCGCCCGGTACTGCTCGAACGCCTCCGCCGGGTGCTCCAGGTAGCCCTCCACGTGGGAAGTGGCCGTCGGAGCCATCGTCGGCGGCAGGTACGGCAGCAGCCGCGGGTCGACCGCGAATCGGCTCATGACCTCCAGGGCCGCCGCCGCGTTCTCCTCCCGGACGGTGATCCGGCCCGCGTGGCGCGTCTCCACCACCCTGCGGCCGTGGACGTCCGCCAGGTCCAGCGGCCGGCCGTCGTGCCCGCCCGGCGCCTCCGACCGCAGCGGCCTCACCGGCTCGTACCAGACCTGCTCCGCCGGTACGTCGACCAGTTCCCGCTCCGGCCAGCGCAGCGCGGTCAGCTTGCCGCCGAACACGGCACCGGTGTCGAGGCAGATGGTGTTGTTCAGCCAGGTGGCCTCCGGGACGGGGGTGTGGCCGTACACCACGGCCGCCCGGCCCCGGTAGTCCTCCGCCCACGGGTAGCGCACCGGCAGGCCGAACTCGTCGGTCTCCCCGGTCGTTTCGCCGTACAGGGCGTGCGAGCGCACCCGGCCCGACGTACGGCCGTGGTACTTCTCCGGCAGACCGGCGTGGCAGACCACCAGTCGGCCGCCGTCGAGGACGTAGTGGCTGACAAGGCCGTCGATGAACTCCCTTACCCGGACTCGGAATTCGTCGCTCTCGTCGGCCATCTGCTCGATGGTCTCGGCGAGTCCGTGGGTGTGCTGGACCTTGCGGCCCTTGAGGTGACGGCCGTACTTGTTCTCGTGGTTGCCGGGTACGCACAGCGCGTTGCCCGACCCGACCATGGACATCACACGGCGCAGCACACCCGGGGTGTCCGGGCCGCGGTCGACGAGGTCGCCCACGAAGACGGCGGTACGGCCGCTCGGGTGCACCCCGTCCTCGTAGCCCAGCTTGCCGAGCAGGGATTCCAGTTCGGCGGCGCAGCCGTGGATGTCGCCGATGATGTCGAAGGGGCCGGTGAGATGGGTCAGGTCGTTGTAGCGCTTCTCGGTGCGGATCTCGGCGCTCTCGATCTCCTCCACACCGCGCAGGATGTGCACCTTGCGGAACCCCTCGCGCTCCAAGTGGCGCAGGGAGCGGCGGAGTTCGCGGATGTGGCGGTGGATGACCCGGCGTGGCATGTCGGCCCGGTCGGTGCGGGAGGCGTTGCGTTCGGCGCACACGTCGTCGGGCACGTCGAGCACGACGGCGATGGGCAGCACGTCGTACTGCCGCGCCAGCTCGACGAGCTGCTTCCGGCTGCTCTCCTGGACGTTGGTCGCGTCGACGACCGTACGGCGGCCCGCCGCGAGCCGCTTGCCGGCGATGTAGTGCAGGACGTCGAAGGCGTCCCCGCTGGCGCTCTGGTCGTTCTCGTCGTCGGCGACCAGTCCTCGGCAGAAGTCCGACGAGATCACCTCGGTCGGCTTGAAGTGCCGCCGCGCGAAGGTGGACTTGCCCGAGCCGGACGCCCCGATCAGGACGACGAGGGAGAGGTCGGTGACGGGCAGCACGCGCGCCTTGCTCTCAACGCGTGCGATGTTGCTCTCGATGCTGCTCATGCGGCCTTCGCCTCCTTCTCTTCCTTCTCATCCCTCTGGTGGTGCCGGCTCTCGGCCCCGGTCCCGGAATCGGTCCCGCTCCCGGGCTCGGTCCTCATCGTGAACACGGCCATCTGCGTGGGCGGACCCACCTCCGGGTCGTCCGGCCCGACGGGCACGAACTCCGCCTCGTAGCCGTGTCGTTCGGCCACCGTGCCCGCCCAGGAGCGGAACTCCTCCCGGGTCCACTCGAAGCGGTGGTCGCCGTGGCGGCTGTGGCCGGCCGGGAGGGTCTCCCAGCGGACGTTGTACTCGACGTTCGGCGTCGTCACGAGGACCGTGCGGGGGCGGGCCGCGCCGAACACCGCGTACTCCAGGGCCGGCAGCCGGGGCAGGTCGAGGTGTTCGACGACCTCGCACAGTACGGCGGCGTCGTACCCCTTGAGCCGCTTGTCGGTGTAGGCGAGCGAGCCCTGGAGCAGTTTGACGCGCGCCGCCTGCCGCTCCCCCATCCGGTCCAGCTTCAGCCGCCGCGAGGCGATGGTCAGCGCGCGCATCGACACGTCCACCCCGACGATCTCGGTGAACGCGGTGTCCTTGAGCAGCGCCTGCACCAACTGGCCCTGCCCGCAACCGAGATCGAGCACCCGAGCGGCACCGGACGCCTTCAGTGCCGCGATGATCGCGTCCCGGCGCTGTGCGGCGAGCGAAGTCGGCTTCTCCTCCGGTTCCGCCTCCGTCTCCTCCCCGACCGCGTTGTCGATCTCCTCGACGTCGCTGTCGTCGGCCTCGGCGAGCCTGACCAGCTCCAGTCGCTCCATCGCCTGCCGGGTCAGCGACCAACGGCGGGACAGATAGCGGCTGGTGATCAGCTTCTGCTCCGGGTGCGCGGGCAGCCAGCCCTCGCCGGCCCGCAGCAGTTTGTCGACCTCGTCGGACGCCACCCAGTAGTGCTTGGCGTCGTCGAGGACCGGCAGCAGGACGTACAGGTGGCGCAGCGCCTCGGCGAGGGTCAGCGTCTCCGATTCGAGGACGAGACGCACGTACCGGGAGTCGCCCCAGTCCGGGAACTCCGTGTCCAGCGCGACCGGTTCGGCCGCCACCGCCCAACCAAGCGGCTCGAAGAGGCTCCGTACGAGGTCGGCGCCGCCCCGGGCCGGCAGCGCGGGCACCTCGACGCTCAGCGGACGTGCCTGGCCGGGGAGTTCGGGCTTCGCCCGGCACTGGCCCTTCATCGCGCTGCTGAACACGGCGCTCAGGGCGACCGCGAGCAGCGAAGAGGCCGCGTACGGACGGTCGTTGACGTACTGCGCGAGTGCCGCGTCGGGTGCGCCGCCACGTCCCTTGCCCTTGCCGCGCCGGACCAGTGCGACCGCGTCGACCTCCAGCAGCAGCGCGGCCGTACAGCGCTCGTCGGACGCCTCCGGGTAGAGCACGTGCGCGGTGCCGTAGGAGGTGGAGAACGTCTGCGCGTTGTCGGGATGCTTGTGCAGCAGGTAGCCGAGGTCGGTCGCGGGACGTTCGGGGGTGCCGGTGGTGCTGATCGTCAGGAACACGGTGGCCAGGCCTCAGAGAAGGGTTTGAACTGGGAAAACTTGCTGTGCGTCAACGTACAGCGAACGCCCCCGGAGCACTCGGGCATTTTCCGCGCGCCCAAGCGGAGCCCCTCTCCTCGCTTGTCGCAGGCAGGGGTCGGCTGTCAGAACTCTGTGACAAGATCCGCTGCCATGTCGACGTTGCCCGCGTGGCCCTCAAGATCCGGTCGCCGTCTGCTGACCGTCCTGCTCGCGCTGCTCGTGACCGCGGGCTCCACCGTCGTCGCCGAGGCCGGCACGGCGCCCGGTGCCCGGGCGGGGACCGCGTCCGCGACCGGGGCCGCGACGCCCGACCGCCTCAGCTACGACGTGACACTGCGCGGCGACGCCGACGGCTCCCACTGGACCGGCCGGCAACGGGTGTCGTTCCGCAACGCCTCCGACCGGCCCCTGCGCGAGGTGTACGTACGGCTGTGGGGCAACGGCGACGACGGGTGCGGCACACCCGGCAAACCGTCCCCCGTCAGGGTGTCCAAGGTGCGCGGTGGCACTCCGGGCCGTCTCACCGTGGGTTGCACGGCGCTGGGTATCACCCTGCCGAAGCCGCTCGCACGCGGCGGGCGGACGGCCATCGCCTTCGACGTGTCCATCACCGTGCCCGGACGGAACAGCCGCTTCGGCCGCGAGGGCGCGTTCCGCTTCCTGGGCAACGCGCTGCCGGTCCTGGCCGTGCACGACACGAAGGGATGGCACCTCGATCCGTATGTGTCGACCGGCGAGAGCTTCTACGCTCTGGCAGGCGACTTCCGGGTGCGCCTCGATCACCCGACCGCCCTCAAGGTCCCGGCGACCGGCCGCACTTGGACCCGCCCCGGCCGGCCCGGGCGGACGGTCACGCACAGTGTCGCCCAGCGGGTACGGGACTTCGCCTGGGCGGCGGGCCCGTTCCGCACCGCGACCGAGATCTCGCCCGGTGGCGTGCGCGTGAAGTCGTACTGGTCGCCGGACACACCCGCCGCCGGCGTCCGCCTCAACCGCCAGGACGGCGTCGCCGCCGTCGACCGGTTCGGCAGGGAGTTCGGCCACTATCCGTACGGCGAGATCGACCTCGTGATGACCAGCGGGTTCGGCGGCGGCATGGAGTACCCCGGCCTGGTCCTTCTCGGCACCACCGAGGAGGGCGGCGCCGTCGTCCACGAGGTGGCCCATCAGTGGTGGTACGGCATCGTGGGCAACGACGAATACAACTCGCCCTGGCTGGACGAGAGTTTCGCCCAGTACGCCAACGCGCGCTTCTACGGCTGGGACACCGTCGGCTGCTGGTCGGAGGACGAGTGGCCGAGCGACCGCGCCGCGCTCACCAACTCGATGGCCTACTGGTCCGCGCACCGTGGCGAGTACCACCTCCTGTACACGGCCGGCCCCTGCGCCCTGTCCGATCTGGAACGCGCCCTCGGGGCCGACACCATGGCGCGGCTCCTCAAGCAGTACGCCCACGACCACTGGTACGGCGTCTCCACCACAGCCGATTTCAAGAAGGCCGCCCAGTCGGTGACGGACAAGGACCTGGGCCCCTTCTGGAGGCAGCACCGCATCCGCTGAGCCACCGAACCGCGAGCCGACCTCCCGTCCCTCGTCCCCTGTCCCCCGGCCTCCGCCTCTACCGCGCCGCCGCCAACAGCCGCCTGGTGAACGGGTGCGACGGCTCGGTCAGCACTCTCGCCGCCGGCCCCTGTTCGACCACCTCCCCCGCGTCGAGTACGGCGATCCGGTCGGCCGGCGACGCGATGTCCAGGTCGTGCGTGATGAGGACGACGGACAGGTCGTCGCGCCCGCGCCGCAGCCCGGTGAGGACGTCGAGGAGAGCGCACCGGGCGACCGTGTCGAGGCCCGAGGTGACCTCGTCGCAGACCAGTACCCGGGGTCGGGCCAGCAACGCCCGCGCGAGGGAGGCGCGTTGGAGTTCGCCACCGGAGAGACGGCCCGGTACGCGGTGAGCCTGCTCCTCGGTGAGGCCCAGTTCCGCGAGGACGGCGAGCGCCTCCGTCCCGGCGGCCGGGGCTTCGGCACCGCGCAGCCGTACGGCCGTACGCGCGACCTGGTCGACGACGGACCGGTACTCGTCGAACGCGGCCCGCGCGTCCTGGAACACGTACTGCACGGCTGCCAGTTGGCGCCGGTCACGGGCGCGCAGGCTGCGGGGAAGGAGGTGGCCGTCGAGGCTCACCCGGCCGTCGTATTCCCGGTGCAGTCCGGCCAGGCAGCGGGCGAGAGTGGTCTTGCCGCTGCCCGAACGGCCGACGACAGCGAGGCATTCGCCCGCGTGCAGTGCGAGTTCGGGGACGTGGAGGACCTGTGTGCGGTGGTGGCGGGCGGTCAGGTCCCGGACGTGAAGGACAGGAGCGCCGGTCCGGTCGTCGGCGTGGCAGTCTCCGTCTCCGTCGTTACGGACTCTGACACCGAACCGCGGTTGCCGGGCGAGGAGTTCGCGGGTCCACTCATGGCGGGGCGCGAGCCACACCCGCTCCGTCGGACCCGACTCGACGACCCGGCCGTCGCGCATCACCAGCACCTGGTCGGCCAGCGCGCGAACGACGTCGAGGTCGTGGCTGAGCAGGACCACGGCGATGCCCTGTGCGGCGACCGCCGCCAGCTCTTCGACGATGCGGCTCTTGGTCAACGCGTCCTGGCCCGTGGTGGGTTCGTCCGCGACGACGACCCGGGCGCCCAGCAGCAACGCCTGCGCCAGGACCACCCGTTGCTGCTGACCGCCGGAGAGCTGATGGGGGAATCGGCGCAACAGGGCTTCGCCTTCCGGCAGTTGGGCATCTGCCAATGCACGCAGCACCCGCGCGCGCACTTCCGTCCGGCGTGCCGTCCGGGGCAGGTCCCGTACCTGTCCGCGGGCGATGTCGTCGAGGAGGGCGCCCACCCGGCGGGCGGGGTTGAGGACGGCGCCGGGATGCTGGGGGACGTATCCGACGGGCCCCCCGCCGGACACCCGTACCTCTCCGGACACCCGGGCGCCGGGCGGGTGTTCGCCGAGGAGGGCCAGGCCGGTGGTGGTCTTGCCGCTGCCGGACGCGCCGACCAGGGCGGTCACCCGGCCGGGGAGGACCCGCAGGCTGACTCCGTCGACGAGGGAACGGCCGTCGATCTCGACGCGCAGGTTCTCGATCTCGGCGACAGGGACGTCAAGGACATCGCTGGTGACGTCGGCGTTCATGCCAGTCGTCCCTTCTCACCGGTACGCCGGTTGTCGCCGGGGCGCCGGATACGGCCGGTGCCCCGGTCCAGCGCCGCGTCGAGAAGCAGGTTGCTGCCCGTCGTCAGCGCGACGATCAGCAGCGCGGGCACGACCACGGCCCAGGGCTGCACGAACAGCCCGGTGCGGTTGCGGTCCACCATGACCGCCCAGTCGGCGGCGTCCGGCGTGACCCCGACGCCGAGAAAGGCGGCCGTGGCCACCAGGTACAGCACGCCGGTGAGCCGGATGCCCGCGTCGGCGGCGAGGGTGCGGAGGATGGCGCGGCCGACATATCCGACGGCCATGCGCCACCAGGTCTCGCCCTGCATGCGCAGCGCCTCGACAGCCGGGCGGGCGGCCGCCTCCGCTGCCGCCGCGCGCACGATCCGGGCGGCGTCGGGGATGTTGGCCAGTGCGACGAGCAGGGCGAGCCCCACCCCGCCCGGCTCGAACACCGAGGCCACGAGCAGGATCAGCAGCAGCGAGGGCACGGCGATCAGCACGTCCAGGGGCCGCATCAGCAACTCCTCCAGCCAACTCAGGTGCGTGAGCGCGCTGATGAGGCCGAGCGGCAGCGCCACGAGGTAGGCGAGCACGGTCGCGGCGAGCGCGGTCACCACCACCGGCCGACCGCCGTGCAGCACCTGCTGCCAGACGTCCCTGCCCACGAAGTCGGTACCGAGCCAGTGCCCGTCCCCGAGGGTGAACGAGACTGCCCGCGGCCCCGGTTCGCCCGCGAACAGCGGTCCGAGCAGGGCGAGTACGAGGGGTACGCCGATGACGGCGGCCCCGAACACGAAACGCGACCGGCCCTTCACGCCGCCGCCCCCGCCCGGGGTGCGAACCGGTGGGCGACGAGATCGGCGCCCAGGTTGAGGACGACGGTGAGCAGGCCGAACACCACCGCCATCCCCTGCACGACCGGCACATCGCGTTCGGCGACGGCGTTCATCAGGACGGTTCCCAGACCCGGGATCACGTACAGCGCCTCCACGACGATGACGCCGCACAGCAACCAGTCGACGGTGCGCGCGAGTTGCTGCGCCGCCGGGGCCACGGCATTGGGCAGGGCGTGGCCGTAGCGGACGCGGGCGCCCGGGACGCCGTACCGGCGCGCCTGGGCGGCGTACGGCGAGTTGAGCGCGTCGACCATCCCGGCGCGGACGAGTCGGGACAGTGAGCACACCGGCCGGGACAGGAGAACCAGGACGGGCAGGACGAGTGCGGCGGGGTGGCCGAGCAGGTCGGTGCCGTAGCCGACGGCGGTCGGCGGCAGCCAGCCCAGCCGGAGCGCGAAGACGGTCACCAGCAGCACTCCGAGGGCGAACTCGGGTACGGCGTACACGCCGAGGGTGACGGAGCTGACGAGCCGGTCCACGAGCCGCCCCTCGTGCTGGGCGGCGAGCACCCCGAGCCCGACTCCCAGAGGGATCAGGAGCGTCACGGTGACGGTCGCGAGCAGCAGGGTGGGTCCGAGCCCGTCCTCGATGTACGTTCCGACCGGGCGCCCGGAGATCAGCGAGGTGCCGAAGTCGCCGTGTGCGAGGCCCGCCGCCCAGTCGAGCAACCGTTCGTACGCGGGCCGGTCGAGGTGCATGGCGTCACGGATGGCCGCGATACGTGCCGGGTCGGGCTGGTCCCCGGCGAGTGCGACGGCCGCGTCGCCCGGCAGCGCCTCGGTGAGCGCGAAGACCAGCAGCACCACTGCCACGGTCTGCGCGCCGCCGAGAAGCAGCCGCCGGACGACGAAGGAGCGCAGTCCGCTCACGCCAGCCAGACCTTGTCGAACCGCGCCCAGTCGAGCGAGTTGGCGGGCGCCTTGGCCGCAACTCCCTTGACGTTGTCGGCGGTTCCGAGGATCCAGTCCGCGAACCCCCAGACCAGGAACCCGCCCTCGGCGTACAGCCGGCGCTGCATCCGCTCGTACACGGCGGTCCGCTCGGTCTTGTCCTTCGTGGACTGGGCCTGCTGGTAGAGCGCGTCGAAGTCCTTGTGGTGCCACTTCGTCGCGTTGGTGGTCGAGTCGGTGAGCAGCCGCTGCGAGATGTGGGCCTCGATGGGCATGGCACCGGACCGGTAGCAGCAGATCGTGCCGGAGTCGAGGATGTCGCTCCAGTACGAGTCCTTGCTGCCCATCCTCACGTCGATCGTGACACCCGCCTTGGCGGCCTGGTCACGGAAGATCCCGGCGGCCTCGGTGAAACCCGCGGCGACGGCGGAGGTGTCGAGCGTGACCTTGAGGTTCTCGGCTCCGGCCTGCTTCAGCAGGGCCTTGGCCCGGTCGAGGTCCTGGGCGCGCTGCGGGAGGTCGGCGGCGTAGTACTCGTACCCCTTCCCGAACAGGTCGTTACCGACGACGCCCGCGCCGGACAGCGCGCCGTCGACGAGTTCCTGCCGGTCGGCGATGAGGAAGAAGGCCTCGCGGACGCGCTTGTCGTCGAAGGGC
The DNA window shown above is from Streptomyces sp. NBC_01451 and carries:
- a CDS encoding ABC transporter permease, whose product is MSGLRSFVVRRLLLGGAQTVAVVLLVFALTEALPGDAAVALAGDQPDPARIAAIRDAMHLDRPAYERLLDWAAGLAHGDFGTSLISGRPVGTYIEDGLGPTLLLATVTVTLLIPLGVGLGVLAAQHEGRLVDRLVSSVTLGVYAVPEFALGVLLVTVFALRLGWLPPTAVGYGTDLLGHPAALVLPVLVLLSRPVCSLSRLVRAGMVDALNSPYAAQARRYGVPGARVRYGHALPNAVAPAAQQLARTVDWLLCGVIVVEALYVIPGLGTVLMNAVAERDVPVVQGMAVVFGLLTVVLNLGADLVAHRFAPRAGAAA
- a CDS encoding ABC transporter ATP-binding protein, which gives rise to MNADVTSDVLDVPVAEIENLRVEIDGRSLVDGVSLRVLPGRVTALVGASGSGKTTTGLALLGEHPPGARVSGEVRVSGGGPVGYVPQHPGAVLNPARRVGALLDDIARGQVRDLPRTARRTEVRARVLRALADAQLPEGEALLRRFPHQLSGGQQQRVVLAQALLLGARVVVADEPTTGQDALTKSRIVEELAAVAAQGIAVVLLSHDLDVVRALADQVLVMRDGRVVESGPTERVWLAPRHEWTRELLARQPRFGVRVRNDGDGDCHADDRTGAPVLHVRDLTARHHRTQVLHVPELALHAGECLAVVGRSGSGKTTLARCLAGLHREYDGRVSLDGHLLPRSLRARDRRQLAAVQYVFQDARAAFDEYRSVVDQVARTAVRLRGAEAPAAGTEALAVLAELGLTEEQAHRVPGRLSGGELQRASLARALLARPRVLVCDEVTSGLDTVARCALLDVLTGLRRGRDDLSVVLITHDLDIASPADRIAVLDAGEVVEQGPAARVLTEPSHPFTRRLLAAAR
- a CDS encoding ABC transporter permease, which encodes MKGRSRFVFGAAVIGVPLVLALLGPLFAGEPGPRAVSFTLGDGHWLGTDFVGRDVWQQVLHGGRPVVVTALAATVLAYLVALPLGLISALTHLSWLEELLMRPLDVLIAVPSLLLILLVASVFEPGGVGLALLVALANIPDAARIVRAAAAEAAARPAVEALRMQGETWWRMAVGYVGRAILRTLAADAGIRLTGVLYLVATAAFLGVGVTPDAADWAVMVDRNRTGLFVQPWAVVVPALLIVALTTGSNLLLDAALDRGTGRIRRPGDNRRTGEKGRLA